The following is a genomic window from Burkholderia cepacia ATCC 25416.
CCAATCGGAGCGCTTCGCCTAAAGTCTTCGGAATCAGGAAAGCAGGTTTTACAGCATGCGTGGCTACCTGTGTTTCCAGTTCTTGCCAGCGATCCACTAGGCGCGCGGTAAATTCTGGCGATAGTTGTGCCACCACTACGATACTATCGCGCTTGCCTTGCTCGCCCGAAAACATATATTCAAAAGTGGGGCGGCCACCGGTAGCCTTTTCCTGCATTGCAGGTAAAGCAATTACGCCGCGTTCGGTTAGGCGTTCGATGGTTACGCGTACGTTGTCGTGTCGTGATCCAACCAAGTCCGCAATGTCACGGCTAGACATGGTGACGGGTTGTGCCGGATCGAAATTCATTAGGCCGTTGTTCATAATATTTTCTCGCTAGAGTATCTGGGGATTCTGTGAATCTAAGCCTGCATTAGAAGCGCGGCAGGCAAGCAATGATCGAGGCGAACAGGGCGGCGGCGATTGCCGCGGACAGCACAAAATTCCCTACCGGGTGTGAGTGGAGGCGTTTAATCATTGCGGTTCCTTGTCTGCCGTGGCTTTGAATTCCGACCGGAGCGCGGTCAATTCGCCGTCAATCGTCACGAACTTGACGTTTCCAGCGGCTGCGGTCATACCGTCCATATATGCCCGAATGCATCGACGGGCAAGTTGCTGTAGCGACAAATCCTGTTCCTTTGCGAGCGCCTTGAATGCGTCATATTCATCTGCGGGCATTTCGACGTGAATTTGTCGGCCACGCGGCTTCTTTTCTGTCATGGGAATTTCCTTCGTGCTTCAGCACATTAATTTCATACGTATGTTATTTACTGCCTCACTCCTAAAATTGACGTTTTCGGAGCGGAAAAGGAGGGGGAGGGGCAAAGATTATTGTTACAGATCATTACTTGGGCCTGTTAGAAAGGATCACGTGCTTCAGAAAACAAAAAACCCCGCTGGATCAATCCAAGCGGGGTTAGTTGGTAGGTATTTCGTTCTTTGCCAAGTCTCGCGCACGTTCCATCAAACTATCGATGACGTGATCGCACAAATATTCGAATTCATCCAGGGGGCTATGGTCACGGAGTCGATAGCATTCGTCTACATGCTTCAAGACTTCGGCCGATGTTTGCGCCTTCGAAGCTGCACGCGCTGCGGTTGCGAAGGATATGATTAGGTCGTTGTTCATTTTGGAGTCTATAGGCTGGATGGTTAATGAGGGGAATGCATTAAGTCGTTATTCAATGGGGTTAAGCAATCTTGAACGTGGTGAGCATGTAGGCAAACAGCCTGCGCTACGCTTGCCCGTAGCTCGCTACGCGACACCAATTGTTAAAACAAAACCCAAAGGATATAGAGAACAAGTGAGAAGGCAGTCTTGTAATAGGGTATGTATTCCTTATCTTGTAAAGGCGTCTGCACTCGCTGTGGTCGTGTGTGTGGTACTTCACCCCAAAGCGACTCCCTTCCTCATCCTAAAACAAAGACCCTATACGGGTTCTATGAGTAGACTTGGAATAAGAGTAGCTTTGGTGATTGTCTTTTACACATACAGTTGTCTGAATGTGACTTCACCCGTCTTTCGACAATGGATTCTTACACAGGCCGGTGAGGCGATACCGACTTACTGTCAGCTATGTTGCACTACTTCCTGTGTCCCTATAGGCCATCCATTACGCGCGGCCTCAATAAAGCATGTACGGGAGTTGAAATAATCTCACCCCATTGGAGTTGCACCACCGTGGATACTTACAGCCCTACTGCCTACGGTCACTTTATCTACTCGGTTTTCTTGTCAGCGGCCCCAAGTGCGGCCCATTGCTTTACTACGCGGACAGTACGCCCCGCAGAGGATTTCCATATGCAGGCTTCGAGCTTGCGCTCGCATAATCAAATTGAAGGAATCGTGAGATTTCCTCTTGCCAGCTATTTACTGGCTCAAAATCAAATTGAGCGGATCGCGAACGGAAACCCCACTGACTTTATATAATTTAATGTCATAAGTGGCGAGTGCTATTGCGGATTTTGGAATAAGAGGTGAAAAGCCGAATAGGGCTGAAAAACGATCCCTGTTTGTTCGATTGAAAATTAGGGCGCGACTGTAGACTAAGAGCGCTGTACCTCTTGCCTCGATTTCCCTGCCTTATCATCAGATAGGCTTTTCGCCCGTCCTGCCTCAACGCTTGACGGGCTTTTTCCTATATGGAGCGCGTATCCGTGATTTATGATTTTTATTCTATCGTCGGAATCGAAGCCGAGCATCTTAAGCCGATGTTTTGGGGTATCAATCCTTATGGAGAGCACCCCGCCAATCTTGAGCAAGATTCCGTGACCCTCAACGATTCTGACGAAGTGGGAACGTATGTAATCTTCCACGATAAGAAGGGTCCACTCTTGCAAGTCAATTTGGCTACGCCCTTCAAGACGGCCGAACACGACTACGACGCACAAGCGCACATGCGGGTTACCCTGCGCCAGCTTCTTGTCGATATCGCAAATCAGGAATCCCGTAAGCCTGAGTCCGCCGCGATCTACAGCAAATTCCTTGGTCTTATCGCAATGAGCGTCAAGACGGAGATAAAGGAATCGTGATATAGAATGGACCCCCGTAGTCCCCGTATACCAGCCTCGGTTGTGCGGTTTGTTGACCCGTGCGTTCGTCACTGCTCGCGCGGGCTTTTTTCATACAAATAAAAGACCCCGCTCAGATTGCTCTGGCGGGGCCTGATTATTTTCACAACGGAAGGACTGATGGGACGGCCTTCGAATCAGTTTGCGGCCGTTTTGTCGTAGCAGACTCGGCTGTCACCTTCTCCGGTGCACTCAATCAAGCCTTTTGCAACCTTGTCCGCATAAGCTTGTTTCTGTGCCTTCTCTGCGGCCTCTGCGTCGAGTTGTCTTGCTCGCATATCCTCGGCGAATTTCTTTGCTTGAGTCTCTTGTGGTGTCAGAATTTTATCGATACTGATAAAGATGCAGTTCTTGAAATCAGGGTAACCAATTCCCTGTCCGTCGCCCGTGCACAGCAAATCGAGACGCTGACCGCGCCGCAGGGTAGGGAGCGCTGCTCTTGCGCTTTCATGAAACGAAAGGCTGACGCGAGCCGACTCATTGTCCATTCCTTCTTTGAACGCACCTACAGGATCGATATCTTCATTTTTCGAGTTTGTCGGGAAAGTTTTCAGGATCATGCTGTTTGAGCCATCAACACTTTCCATCAAACCTTGTAGACGGATCGATTTTCCCTTGTATTTTGCATCAGCGTTGAGCTTATTTTCGTCATAGTCGGCTACGACTTGTTTAACTTGGACGACTGGTTGTTGCGCAGCTCGCTGCAAATATTCCTCTTCGGCGCGCTTGGTGTCCTCGGGAGTGGGATTTGCATTTGGTGTAGTTGCGACAGGATCATGGCCGCGCGCTGCATCAATTTCGGGTTGAGTGACTCCTGAACTCCTGTCCGAGTAATATTTGATGGCTGCAAGTCCGATAATGCCAAGCACGAGTACAGCGAGAACGATCCGTAATACTGACAGCAAAAATCCTTTCATTTTAATCCCCGTATATGTGTGGTGACGAATTTAAACGTGGTTTGTACTAGTTCTGAGTAGGGTTGCAAGTCGCGAAGATTTATTTAGTTGCCTGCGTCTTCGAGCGGTTGAGGAATTAGAGCGCAACCGCAATGCTTGCACTTACGGGCATCACGCAAAACGAATTCACGACAGTCAGGGCATTTGACATGTGTTTCTGGCGTGGGCATGCCGTTTTGTGGTGATAGATCACGTGCGATCAACAGAAAAATAACGGCAATGAGCGGGCTAAACACTAACGCAACGAATCCCCACCCCAACCCGGATCGGCCTCGCTTGACCGCAAGCATGCCGACTGCAACCGAAAATACAAGCCAAAGCAGAAAAATAACCATCACGACTCCCCGGAAGTTGTTGTTTGTCGATTATAGTGCCGGACCGTCTGAGGTGGCTTGGAAGTTGGTGGGCGTGCGCGTGCTCGGTGGAATGCAACCCTGGTAACTTCACCACGGTAAGCTGACGGGCCTGAGAATGCTGACTATCGAACACGCGATGTTGGAAGATGTTCGAGAGGTTGCCGGGGGCGTAGTCCGGCGGCACGAAAGTAAGATAACGGGACAACTACTAAACCTTACGAAGATGAGAAAACTACTTGCGGGGCTGCTGGGCGCTGTACCTGGACTATCTTTCGCCGTTTCGCCGTTGGCGGCTGACCAGCGATTGGCATTTGTCCCGAGAGAACATAGTGGGCCGTTGGATTCGCTCATTGACCTGTGGGACAGCCTGCCTGTTTGGGCGTGGATCATCTTGGTCATTTTCTTGATGCTATGGGGAGCAGCAAAGAACAAGCGGAAGAAATGAGTTCCAGCCCGCGAGCGCAGCGCGCAATCTCGCTATCGCGTTCGAGCATTACAACGAGAAGCATCCGCATAGCGCGTTGAGGTATCGCTCTCCACGTGAGTTCAGGCGAACCTTGGCCCGGGAGGGAATCTGATGCAACCTGATGTGGTACTACGTCTCCGCCTCAGAACCACGGCCGAAGGGGGACGAAATGGGCCGGTGTTCATAAATCCGGGCATGCACTTCGGTTGCCCGCTGGTTATCGACGGCCAATACTTCGATTGCCGCTGGTTGGTGGACGGTCGAGCTCTCGAACTTGGTCACGAACACGATGTACCGGTAAAGTTTCTGTCCTTCGCCCTGGTTGCCCCACTTCTGGCAGTCGGGAAAGAAATCCAGATGTGGGAGGGCGGGGTCTTCGCAGATGGCGTCATTACGGACATCTGTCGAACACCTGATTCGCAACATTGATGAGTTCGTTCTGGCGCGTGTCCGGAGATACAGGGGCAAATCCAAACTCTCAGCCGCCGTCGTGAAGCAGGCAGCGCGCACGCGGTGGAGTCCGAGGTTAGGCAAGTGGCGCGCGGCCTCCTTCGGCAAAGTACCCACCAAGGTCCAGTGCGGTAAACTCTCGCGGTAGAGGTCTGCTTTGTTGTACTTACGCGACAACTTACGCGATAGGCCGAATAAACTCCACGAAATCAACTACTTATGACAGATTCAGGTTTGCCCACGCCGGGCAATGGCCAGGCCGACGAGTGCGTGACGCTCGTCGCCACAGCGTCGCTGCCCACACGCTACGGTACGTTCAAGTCGTACGCTTTCCGCGTATCGGGCAGCGATGCCGAACATCTCGCGCTCGTGATGGGTGACGTCGCCGGCGAGCAGTCCGTGCTGACGCGGCTGCATTCCGAATGCCTGACCGGCGACGTGTTCGGCTCGTACCGCTGCGACTGCGGCGAGCAACTCGATCTCGCGTTGCGCTACATCGCGGCCGAAGACCGCGGCGTGCTGCTGTATCTGCGCGGGCATGAAGGGCGCGGGATCGGCCTGAGCAACAAGATTCGCGCGTACGCGCTGCAGGAGCAGGGGCGCGACACCGTCGAGGCAAACCTCGACCTCGGCCTGCCCGACGACGCCCGCGAATACGACTCGGCCGCCGCGATCCTCCGGATCCTCGGCGTGACGTCGGTGCGGCTGATGAGCAACAACCCGGCGAAGTTCGACACGCTCGCGAAGCACGGCATTCCCGTCTGCGAACGCGTGGCGCTTGCGGTGCCCGTGCGCGAGGAAAACGAGCGTTATATCCGCACGAAGCAGACGAAGTTCGGGCATTACTTCGAAGAGAACGAGTAATCGCCGCGGGCGCTGCCGGCGCCCGTTTCTCGTCATCAGTTCCCGCGATCGTCGCCGGCGGACGCGACGATCACGATTTCCCCCTAGTCCTCTCTGCCTTCGGGTTGGTGACGACACTCGCGTCACGCCGCCTGAACGATCCTGTTCCCCATGTCCACGCCGTCGAAAATCGAAACCGCGCGTCTGACGCTGCGTCGCTGGCAGCCGGTGGATGCGGGCGCGCTGTCGGCGCTGCATGCGGATCCGGACGTGACCGCGTGGCTCGCGCGCGGCCCGATGTCCGTTGACGAGGCGAGCGACGTCATCGCGCGCTTCGACGCGCATTTCGATGCGTACGGCTTCGGCCCGTGGGCGGTCGAGCGCCGCGCCGACGGGATGTTGATCGGGGTGTGCGGCTTGTCGCACGAGGTGCGCGCAACGCACCCGATGGCGCCGTGCGTCGAGATCATGTGGCGGCAGGCTCGCCACGCATGGGGACATGGCTACGTCGCCGAAGCGGCCGCCGCCGCGTTGGCCGACGGGTTCGAGCGGATCGGGCTCGGCGAGATTCTCGCGTGGACCGCCGACACCAACCTGCGATCGCAGCACGTGATGCAGCGGCTTGGCATGCAGCGTCAGCCCGCGCGCGATTTCGACCATCCTGCGTTGCCGGAAGGGCACGCGCTGCGTCGGCACGTCGTGTATGCCGCGCGCGGCCGGCCTGGCCGGCGCGTAACGACTCACGCGGATTCGCTCGTCAGCGCCACGTACCGTTCTGCAGCACGATCCGGTAGCCGTCGGCATCCTCGAAGGTCTGGCCGGATATTTCCCAGTACGGATTGAACGACGTCACGGGCATGAAGCCGTGCGCCGTGGCACGCGCGCAGGCGGCTTCCCATTCCGGCCGATCGGGCAGGTAGAACACGATCAGGTCTTCCGGCGTCGGCGACGGCGCGATCGGATGGTCGGGGCAGTGCGTGAATTCGAAGTGATAGTCGAGGCCGTCGCGTCCGAGCATCACGCCGGAAAAGCCGTCGTGATCCTCAAAGCGTGCGAGAACGGACAGGTCGAGAGCGTCGCGATACATGCGCTCGGTTCGGGCGAGGTTGCTGACCGGGCGGGCAATGCGCAGATGGGCGTGCAAGATGGCCTCGGGGGAACGTGGCAGACCCGCCGATGATAATCGATCCGGATTGTGGCGCGTCGGAATGCCCGGGCAGGCAATCGATGAAGGAGGGCGGTGGTATGGCCCCGCAATTCGAGCAGGCAAGAAAAAGCCCGCTACATTGAGCGGGCTGAATCCATGTTTGGAGACATGGAGGAGACAGACGTGAATTTAAGGGAAAACCCGAGGCGTGGCAAGCCCTAGTTGTATCGATACAACTTCCTGTTGCGCCGCGTTCACATGCCGCCGGCCCGCGCGTGCGCCGCAAACGCGCTGAATCGTTCCTGCGCGACCGGCAACGCGAACTTGTCCCGCATCTCCGTCTCGATCCATGCACAGGCCTCGCGTGCGCAGTCGGTCAGCGCGTGGCGTGTCGCATGCCCGTCGATGTCGTAGACGAAGCGCACGCCGACCTCGTCGTCGGCGACCTGTCGCTCGAGCTGGTTGAGCTGCAGTTGTGGCCCGTGCTGTTGCGACAGCGCGCGCAATTCGTCGAAGTGATATTCGAGCCAGTCGGCAAAGAACAGCGCGTCGCTGTGGCACGGCAGCCGGAAGGCCGCGCTGCGCGACGGACGCGGCCCGGCTTCACCGGCCGGTGCGTGCGATTCGCCGTCGGTGGCGATGGACGTGTCGACAGGGGCGAGCGGATGCTGAAGCCGGCGGTAGGGCTCGCGATCGCGCAGCGCATGCCACAGCAATTCGTCACCGGCGGCGCCGGACGGCTGCATTGTCAGGTCAAGCCGGCCTTCGCCGGCCGGGGCGATGTCGCGGATCACGAGGCGCAGCGAGCAGAGCGGTTCGTCC
Proteins encoded in this region:
- the ribA gene encoding GTP cyclohydrolase II, which encodes MTDSGLPTPGNGQADECVTLVATASLPTRYGTFKSYAFRVSGSDAEHLALVMGDVAGEQSVLTRLHSECLTGDVFGSYRCDCGEQLDLALRYIAAEDRGVLLYLRGHEGRGIGLSNKIRAYALQEQGRDTVEANLDLGLPDDAREYDSAAAILRILGVTSVRLMSNNPAKFDTLAKHGIPVCERVALAVPVREENERYIRTKQTKFGHYFEENE
- a CDS encoding OB-fold protein, whose protein sequence is MKGFLLSVLRIVLAVLVLGIIGLAAIKYYSDRSSGVTQPEIDAARGHDPVATTPNANPTPEDTKRAEEEYLQRAAQQPVVQVKQVVADYDENKLNADAKYKGKSIRLQGLMESVDGSNSMILKTFPTNSKNEDIDPVGAFKEGMDNESARVSLSFHESARAALPTLRRGQRLDLLCTGDGQGIGYPDFKNCIFISIDKILTPQETQAKKFAEDMRARQLDAEAAEKAQKQAYADKVAKGLIECTGEGDSRVCYDKTAAN
- a CDS encoding VOC family protein, with amino-acid sequence MHAHLRIARPVSNLARTERMYRDALDLSVLARFEDHDGFSGVMLGRDGLDYHFEFTHCPDHPIAPSPTPEDLIVFYLPDRPEWEAACARATAHGFMPVTSFNPYWEISGQTFEDADGYRIVLQNGTWR
- a CDS encoding GNAT family N-acetyltransferase, producing the protein MSTPSKIETARLTLRRWQPVDAGALSALHADPDVTAWLARGPMSVDEASDVIARFDAHFDAYGFGPWAVERRADGMLIGVCGLSHEVRATHPMAPCVEIMWRQARHAWGHGYVAEAAAAALADGFERIGLGEILAWTADTNLRSQHVMQRLGMQRQPARDFDHPALPEGHALRRHVVYAARGRPGRRVTTHADSLVSATYRSAARSGSRRHPRRSGRIFPSTD